A window of the Brassica oleracea var. oleracea cultivar TO1000 chromosome C1, BOL, whole genome shotgun sequence genome harbors these coding sequences:
- the LOC106309295 gene encoding pentatricopeptide repeat-containing protein At4g21065, which yields MLDKCITLLQSYGLSSLKKLKQVHAFSIRHGVSITNPEMGKHLIFYLVSLPPLPPMSYAHKIFSEIEKPFNVFIWNTLIRGYAETGDSVSALSLFREMRASGLVEPDTHTYPFLLKAVAKMADVRLGETIHSVVIRSGFGSLIFAQNSLLHLYGNCGDVDSAYKVFDEMPVKDLVAWNSVINGFAENGKPNEALGLYSEMGSKGIKPDGFTIVGLLSACAKIGALALGKRVHVYMIKVGLTGNLHSCNVLLDLYARCGRVEEAKTLFSEMVEKNSVSWTTLIVGLAVNGFGKEAIELFKDMESEEGLLPCEITFVGILYACSHCGMVDEGFEYFRRMRDEFKIEPRIEHFGCMVDLLARAGEVKKAYEYIMTMPMQPNVVIWRTLLGACTVHGDSDLAELARIKILQLEPNHSGDYVLLSNMYASEQRWSDVQKIRKQMLEDGVRKVPGHSLVEVGNRVHEFLMGDKSHPQSELIYAKLKEMSDRLRVEGYVPQISNVYVDVEEEEKENALVYHSEKIAIAFMLISTPERSPIRVVKNLRVCADCHLAIKLVSKVYDREIVVRDRSRFHHFKDGSCSCQDYW from the coding sequence ATGTTAGACAAATGCATAACCCTCTTGCAAAGCTACGGCCTTTCATCGCTCAAGAAACTCAAACAAGTCCACGCCTTTTCAATCCGCCATGGAGTCTCAATCACCAACCCCGAGATGGGTAAACACCTCATCTTCTACCTCGTCTCTCTCCCTCCTCTACCTCCCATGTCCTACGCGCATAAGATCTTCTCCGAGATAGAGAAACCATTCAACGTCTTTATCTGGAACACGTTGATCAGAGGCTACGCCGAGACTGGCGACTCCGTCTCCGCTCTTTCTCTCTTCCGTGAGATGCGAGCCTCTGGTTTGGTGGAGCCGGATACTCACACTTACCCGTTTCTCCTCAAGGCCGTGGCGAAGATGGCGGATGTTCGGTTGGGGGAGACGATTCATTCGGTTGTGATACGAAGTGGGTTTGGTTCGTTGATATTCGCTCAGAACTCTCTGCTTCATTTGTATGGTAACTGTGGTGATGTGGATAGTGCCTACAAGGTGTTCGATGAAATGCCTGTGAAGGATCTCGTGGCTTGGAACTCTGTGATTAACGGGTTTGCGGAGAACGGTAAACCGAACGAAGCTTTGGGGCTTTATAGTGAGATGGGTTCTAAGGGGATTAAGCCTGATGGGTTCACTATTGTTGGCTTGTTGTCTGCTTGTGCAAAGATTGGTGCTTTGGCATTGGGTAAGAGAGTCCATGTCTATATGATCAAAGTGGGTTTGACAGGAAACTTACATTCATGCAATGTTCTCTTAGACTTGTACGCGAGATGTGGGAGAGTGGAAGAAGCTAAAACGCTTTTTAGTGAAATGGTGGAGAAGAACAGTGTCTCCTGGACTACACTGATCGTTGGTTTAGCTGTTAACGGTTTCGGAAAAGAAGCCATTGAGCTTTTCAAGGATATGGAGTCGGAGGAAGGGTTGTTACCGTGTGAGATCACTTTCGTGGGGATCTTATACGCTTGTAGCCATTGCGGGATGGTGGATGAAGGTTTTGAGTATTTCAGGAGGATGAGAGATGAGTTTAAGATTGAGCCTAGGATCGAACATTTTGGTTGTATGGTGGATCTGTTAGCTAGAGCTGGAGAAGTGAAGAAAGCGTATGAATACATTATGACAATGCCAATGCAGCCTAATGTTGTTATATGGAGAACATTGTTAGGAGCTTGTACTGTTCACGGTGATTCTGACTTAGCAGAGTTAGCTAGGATCAAGATCTTACAGCTAGAACCAAACCACAGCGGCGACTACGTCCTCTTGTCGAATATGTATGCGTCTGAGCAGCGTTGGTCAGACGTGCAGAAGATAAGGAAACAAATGTTAGAAGACGGTGTAAGAAAAGTTCCCGGTCACAGCTTAGTAGAAGTAGGAAACAGAGTTCATGAGTTTCTTATGGGTGATAAGTCTCATCCACAAAGCGAGTTGATATACGCTAAGCTTAAAGAGATGAGTGATAGACTGAGAGTAGAAGGTTACGTGCCGCAGATATCGAACGTGTATGTTGATGTTGAGGAGGAAGAGAAGGAGAATGCTCTTGTGTATCATAGTGAGAAGATTGCTATTGCTTTCATGCTTATAAGTACACCGGAGAGATCACCGATTCGTGTGGTGAAGAATCTTAGAGTTTGTGCAGATTGTCATCTGGCGATTAAGCTTGTGTCTAAGGTTTATGATCGAGAGATTGTTGTAAGAGATCGTAGCAGGTTTCACCATTTTAAAGATGGTTCTTGTTCTTGTCAAGATTACTGGTAA
- the LOC106324492 gene encoding LOW QUALITY PROTEIN: protein BREAST CANCER SUSCEPTIBILITY 1 homolog (The sequence of the model RefSeq protein was modified relative to this genomic sequence to represent the inferred CDS: inserted 2 bases in 1 codon), with protein MGDVSHLEKMGRELKCPICLSLFSSAASLSCNHVFCNGCIVKSMKVDATCPVCKIPFHRREIRGAPHMDSLVSIYKNMEDASGVHMFVSLNIPSPSEKEKHVGDASIEKANDKKHQGSSKSRISKKRGFTKNKEKDLDPPGPIVMKPSSQTKKRVQLLQNQSSENSTESVESAEKLKDSTEETVIRLNEHTSLNKEENMAPFFWLRDENDEENLSQPAESDPFLDVTPVDVPSFSDLKDSDHDSPSKAVEQERPNPKDMFDSEMFEWTQRPSSPEILPSPVKAKALGKDATQMNLPKGASSNKKRKAGTARNTVAKRLDGVSKEDYVEPSLGASISEKQETGGTSGTSTRKDENVKAKRATRNKGQTSRVQAGVNTHVEAEAKQGTKRKRSSVKVSPDPPVSESNELSLGTEDVGKGDQELTHGSAGTQPTEKYSLRKRRKSSASSFPKYSSATQPRGKKILSEELNQVEDRQDLTNQKKPSVDNGTHTMQVSEKSSTMNKPSLGDNALLRRCDGPPINKSTCAFCQSSEDTEASGEMAHYHRGEPVSADFSGGSKVIHAHKNCAEWAPNVYFNNLTAVNLDAELTRSRRITCSSCGLKGAALGCYNASCKSSFHVTCAKLIPECRWDNENFVMLCPSDASSKLPCEETSPKERKRKRTPPKRPQHSQPNQVSEKPDISELQSKPFHGVSKKLVLCCSGLTDEEKSVISEFAEVSGVTISRKWEPRVTHIIAXNGACKRTLKFMMGVLEGKWILSIDWIKACMNNREYVTEEPYEISTDVHGTRQGPYIGRQRALKKEPKLFNGLKFYIMGDFEVAYKGYLQDMIVAAGGTILRRRPISNDDSEASTIIVFSVEPSKKKTLTQRRFDAEALAKSSRARAASSSWVLDSIAGCQILDLI; from the exons ATGGGAGACGTAAGTCACCTGGAGAAGATGGGAAGAGAACTCAAGTGCCCTATTTG CTTGAGTCTATTTAGTTCTGCAGCTTCACTTTCGTGCAACCATGTGTTCTGCAA TGGATGCATAGTGAAGTCCATGAAAGTGGATGCTACTTGTCCAGTTTGTAAAATCCCATTCCATCGTAGAG AGATTCGAGGTGCTCCTCATATGGATAGCTTGGTGAGCATTTACAAGAACATGGAAGATGCTTCTGGTGTCCACATGTTTGTTAGCCTGAATATACCATCACCTTCAG AAAAAGAAAAGCATGTGGGAGATGCTTCCATTGAAAAGGCTAATGATAAGAAACATCAGGGTTCTAGTAAGAGCCGAATATCCAAGAAGAGAGGGTTTACAAAAAACAAGGAAAAAGATCTTGATCCCCCTGGACCTATTGTTATGAAACCTTCATCCCAAACCAAGAAAAGGGTTCAGTTGTTGCAGAATCAATCTTCTGAAAACTCAACAGAATCTGTTGAGTCAGCTGAGAAACTCAAGGATTCAACTGAAGAAACTGTGATTCGCTTGAATGAGCATACGAGTCTGAATAAAGAAGAAAATATGGCACCCTTCTTTTGGTTGAGAGATGAAAATGATGAGGAGAACTTAAGTCAGCCAGCAGAAAGTGATCCGTTTCTAGACGTTACACCTGTTGATGTTCCTTCTTTCAGCGATTTGAAGGACTCAGATCATGACAGCCCGTCGAAA GCAGTTGAGCAAGAAAGGCCCAATCCAAAAGACATGTTTGACAGTGAAATGTTTGAGTGGACTCAAAGGCCCTCTTCTCCAGAGATTCTACCTAGTCCTGTGAAGGCCAAG GCCCTAGGTAAAGATGCGACTCAAATGAATCTACCTAAAGGAGCATCATCCAATAAAAAACGCAAAGCCGGAACTGCAAGAAACACAGTTGCTAAACGACTCGATGGGGTTTCCAAGGAGGACTACGTGGAACCGTCGTTAGGAGCAAGTATTAGTGAGAAACAAGAGACCGGTGGGACTTCTGGCACATCTACCAGGAAGGATGAAAATGTGAAAGCTAAACGAGCTACAAGAAACAAGGGCCAGACTTCACGAGTTCAGGCTGGTGTAAATACACATGTGGAAGCAGAGGCAAAGCAGGGGACAAAGAGGAAACGATCTAGCGTTAAAGTCTCTCCGGATCCCCCAGTTTCTGAATCTAATGAGCTCTCACTTGGAACAGAAGATGTTGGAAAGGGGGATCAGGAACTAACCCATGGTTCAGCTGGTACACAACCCACCGAGAAGTACTCTCTGAGAAAGAGAAGAAAATCAAGTGCATCTTCCTTTCCAAAATATTCTTCTGCTACACAACCGCGTGGCAAGAAAATCCTTAGCGAAGAGTTGAATCAAGTGGAAGATAGACAAGATTTAACTAACCAAAAGAAACCGTCTGTGGATAATGGCACTCATACCATGCAAGTTTCAGAGAAAAGCTCAACGATGAACAAGCCCTCACTTGGAGATAATGCGCTTTTGCGACGATGTGATGGACCTCCAATAAATAAATCCACATGCGCCTTTTGTCAGTCTTCAGAAGACACAGAG GCATCAGGAGAAATGGCTCACTACCACAGAGGTGAACCTGTCTCTGCAGATTTTAGTGGTGGGTCTAAGGTCATACATGCTCACAAAAACTGTGCTGAATG GGCTCCGAATGTGTACTTCAACAACCTTACGGCAGTCAACCTTGATGCGGAGCTGACAAGAAGCCGGAGGATAACTTGCAGTAGCTGTGGACTCAAAGGCGCAGCACTTGGCTGTTACAATGCGAGTTGCAAGAGTAGCTTTCATGTGACGTGTGCAAAGCTGATACCAGAATGCAGATGGGACAAT GAAAACTTTGTAATGCTATGCCCTTCGGATGCATCCTCTAAGTTGCCCTGTGAAGAGACTAGTCCTAAAGAAAGAAAACGCAAGCGTACTCCTCCTAAAAG GCCACAGCACTCTCAGCCTAATCAAGTATCTGAGAAACCTGACATTAGTGAGCTCCAGAGCAAGCCTTTTCACGGAGTATCCAAGAAACTGGTTCTATGCTGTTCAGGACTTACAGATGAAGAGAAG AGTGTGATTTCGGAATTTGCTGAAGTGTCTGGAGTTACCATCTCGAGAAAATGGGAGCCAAGAGTTACACATATCATTGC TAATGGAGCCTGCAAAAGAACCCTCAAATTCATGATGGGGGTCTTGGAGGGGAAATGGATTCTAAGCATTGATT GGATCAAGGCCTGTATGAATAACAGAGAATATGTAACCGAGGAGCCATATGAGATTTCGACAGATGTTCATGGAACACGACAAGGACCTTATATTGGAAGACAAAGAGCTTTGAAGAAG GAACCAAAACTTTTTAATGGGCTGAAGTTTTACATAATGGGAGATTTCGAGGTTGCTTACAAAGGGTATCTTCAAGATATGATTGTAGCAGCAGGTGGGACTATTCTGCGCAGGCGACCCATTTCTAATGATGATAGTGAAGCTTCGACGATCATAGTGTTTAGTGTTGAGCCAAGCAAGAAGAAAACTCTGACACAAAGAAGATTTGATGCTGAAGCCCTGGCTAAGTCTTCTAGAGCAAGAGCTGCAAGCAGTTCATGGGTCTTGGATTCTATTGCAGGTTGCCAAATTCTAGACTTGATATAG
- the LOC106324498 gene encoding adrenodoxin-like protein 2, mitochondrial, producing MLFHRLSRLGSRIVKELPRERHFSVSGMRVLQGSYSQYLQSSAVTQRQSRTFQQAFFSSNYNLCTLFSTISETEKINVIFVDKDGEEIHIKVPVGMNILEAAHENDIELEGACECSLACSTCHVIVMDTEYYNKLEEPTDEENDMLDLAFGLTETSRLGCQVIAKPELDGIRLAIPSATRNFAVDGFVPKPH from the exons ATGCTCTTCCATAGGCTATCAAGATTAGGTTCTCGCATTGTTAAAGAGCTTCCTAGAG AGAGGCATTTCTCAGTATCTGGGATGCGGGTTTTACAAGGGTCTTATAGCCAATATCTGCAATCTTCG GCTGTAACTCAGAGGCAGTCTAGGACGTTTCAGCAAGCCTTTTTCTCAAGTAACTATAATCTTTGTACGTTGTTCAGCACTATCTCTGAAACGGAAAA GATAAACGTTATCTTTGTTGATAAAGATGGAGAGGAGATTCATATAAAGGTCCCAGTTGGAATGAACATCCTTGAAGCTGCTCACGAAAATGATATAGAACTTGAAG GGGCTTGTGAATGTTCTCTAGCCTGTTCCACGTGCCATGTGATTGTTATG GACACGGAATACTACAACAAACTCGAAGAACCAACAGATGAAGAGAATGATATGCTGGATCTTGCTTTTGGGTTAACAGAAAC GTCAAGATTGGGATGTCAAGTCATAGCAAAACCAGAGCTAGATGGAATACGCTTAGCCATTCCTTCAGCCACTAGAAATTTCGCAGTTGATGGTTTCGTTCCAAAACCTCACTAA
- the LOC106295319 gene encoding uncharacterized protein LOC106295319, whose amino-acid sequence MLTETPFRPREKLLEKQRLFQSIHRHTYLKGPMDKITSVAIPLALAASSLYMIGTGIYNMSNGIGKKE is encoded by the exons ATGTTGACGGAAACACCATTTAGGCCAAGAGAGAAGCTTCTGGAGAAGCAGAGGTTGTTCCAGAGCATCCATAGGCACACTTACCTCAAAGGACCCATGGACAAGATCACCTCCGTTGCCATTCCTCTTGCCTTGGCTGCCTCTTCCCTCTACATGATT GGAACAGGAATCTACAACATGTCCAATGGAATCGGGAAGAAGGAATAA
- the LOC106295574 gene encoding cannabidiolic acid synthase-like codes for MRDVALCLFLFFLAERVNSVPTKEQFESCLSTISKNPLNLTNYTSGSRIDTAFSESSSPDSSFLNLNFTSLKPILTLKPKSESEIKKSILCSKKLGVQVRTLSSGHDYEGLSYLSLSPFIILNLVNLRSITINLTEETAWIQSGATLGELYYKIAKTSKVHAFAAGTCPSVGVGGHFSGGGLGAMMRKHGLASDSVVDARLMDVNGRILNRRTMGEDVFWALRGGGAASFGVVLSWKVKLARVPEKVTCFISHHPMGASMNKLVHRWQYIGAEVDEDLFIRVIIDNTKGGGQRRVQTAFQALFLGGIDRLIPLMNQKFPELGVQAQDCKEMSWIESVMFFIWKSGQPLETLLNRDLRYEDLYIKAKSDFVQNPIPENVFEEVTKRFLEKETPLMILEPLGGKINEISESESPYPHRRGNIYNIQYMVKWRVNTVEEMNMHVTWMRMLYDYMTPYVSSSPRGAYLNYRDLDLGNNTGSKTSFEDARVWGEKYYRGNFKKLGLVKGKIDPTNFFRNEQSVPPLF; via the coding sequence ATGAGAGACGTAGCTTTGTGTCTGTTTCTATTCTTCTTAGCTGAACGTGTCAATTCTGTTCCGACAAAAGAACAGTTTGAAAGCTGCTTGTCAACAATCTCCAAAAACCCTCTAAATCTCACTAACTACACATCAGGTTCCAGAATCGACACCGCCTTTTCGGAGTCTTCATCTCCAGACTCAAGTTTCCTCAACTTGAATTTCACAAGCCTGAAGCCGATCCTGACCCTCAAACCAAAATCCGAATCAGAAATCAAGAAATCAATACTATGCAGCAAGAAACTTGGCGTGCAAGTAAGAACCCTAAGTAGTGGTCACGACTACGAAGGCCTCTCTTACCTCTCACTATCACCCTTCATAATCCTCAACCTCGTTAACCTCCGCTCCATCACCATCAACCTCACGGAAGAAACTGCATGGATCCAGTCCGGAGCAACACTCGGCGAACTCTACTACAAAATCGCCAAAACCAGCAAGGTCCACGCCTTCGCCGCAGGGACATGTCCAAGTGTCGGAGTTGGTGGGCATTTCAGCGGCGGTGGACTCGGTGCAATGATGAGAAAACACGGTTTAGCGTCTGACAGCGTTGTGGACGCGCGTTTGATGGACGTGAACGGGAGAATCCTCAACAGGAGAACGATGGGAGAGGACGTGTTTTGGGCTCTAAGAGGAGGAGGAGCAGCGAGTTTTGGTGTAGTGTTGTCATGGAAAGTTAAGCTCGCTAGGGTTCCTGAGAAGGTAACTTGCTTCATAAGTCATCATCCAATGGGAGCAAGCATGAACAAGCTCGTTCATCGGTGGCAGTACATAGGAGCAGAGGTAGACGAAGATCTCTTCATCAGAGTCATAATCGACAACACTAAAGGAGGAGGTCAAAGAAGAGTGCAAACTGCTTTCCAAGCTTTGTTTCTTGGTGGAATCGATAGATTGATTCCTCTGATGAACCAGAAGTTTCCTGAACTCGGAGTACAAGCTCAAGACTGCAAGGAAATGAGCTGGATCGAATCGGTAATGTTCTTCATCTGGAAGTCAGGACAACCGTTAGAGACACTGCTCAACAGGGACCTAAGATACGAGGATCTTTACATCAAAGCAAAGTCAGACTTTGTTCAAAACCCAATTCCTGAAAACGTTTTCGAAGAAGTGACCAAAAGGTTTCTCGAGAAAGAGACTCCACTCATGATTCTAGAGCCATTGGGTGGGAAGATAAACGAGATATCAGAAAGCGAGTCTCCATATCCACACAGGAGAGGGAACATTTACAACATACAGTACATGGTGAAGTGGAGAGTGAATACAGTCGAGGAGATGAACATGCATGTCACGTGGATGAGAATGCTTTACGACTACATGACTCCTTATGTCTCTTCATCGCCTAGAGGAGCTTATTTGAACTACAGAGATCTTGATTTGGGAAACAACACAGGAAGCAAGACTAGCTTTGAAGATGCTAGGGTATGGGGTGAGAAGTATTACAGAGGTAACTTCAAGAAGTTGGGTTTGGTTAAAGGGAAGATTGATCCAACCAACTTCTTCAGGAACGAACAGAGTGTTCCACCTCTGTTTTGA
- the LOC106345074 gene encoding protein BUD31 homolog 1, giving the protein MPKIKTNRVKYPEGWELIEPTLRELDAKMREAEMDEHDGKRKCEALWPIFKLSHQRSRYVYDLYYRRKEISKELYEFCLDQGYADRNLIAKWKKSGYERLCCLRCIQPRDHNYGTTCVCRVPKHLREEKAIECVHCGCQGCASGD; this is encoded by the exons ATGCCGAAGATTAAGACTAACCGAGTCAAGTACCCAGAAGGGTGGGAGTTGATCGAGCCTACTCTTCGTGAGCTTGACGCCAAGATGAGAGAAG CTGAGATGGATGAACATGATGGCAAGAGAAAGTGTGAAGCTTTATGGCCAATCTTCAAACTCTCTCATCAGAGGAGTCGCTATGTTTATGATCTTTATTACAGGAGGAAGGAGATATCTAAAGAGCTCTATGAGTTCTGCTTGGACCAGGGCTATGCTGATCGTAACCTCATTGCCAAATGGAAGAAG TCAGGGTATGAGCGTCTATGCTGCTTGCGCTGCATACAGCCAAGAGACCACAACTATGGAACAACATGTGTATGTCGTGTTCCCAAACACTTGCGTGAAGAGAAAGCCATTGAATGTGTTCACTGCGGTTGTCAAGGATGTGCCAGTGGCGATTAA
- the LOC106343262 gene encoding uncharacterized protein LOC106343262, which translates to MIRFARTKPILGSLSHDLLQKCHASGTPKGKSKLKTIQALKRHKATTKRGGGGGEDASKGKGAISDHCINPPHPVRYLRPKERDREAQREKLGLISKARQREIDIQKKLGPFTTARATDEPIRIGVAGLDYVALGIFTEDELPKYKVTVEDGKRLAKEYSRVLMKEHREKRAAEIGLMKMRKAAFEALPEELKKAALERDTTTPFPVIRGAATVLPPVEGYLERIMNAANKKSSSKEKLR; encoded by the coding sequence ATGATCCGATTCGCAAGAACAAAACCCATACTCGGCTCACTGAGTCACGACCTCCTCCAGAAATGCCACGCGAGCGGAACCCCCAAGGGAAAATCCAAGCTCAAGACAATCCAAGCCTTGAAGCGCCACAAAGCCACCACCAAAAGAGGTGGAGGCGGCGGAGAGGATGCGAGTAAGGGGAAAGGAGCAATCTCCGATCACTGCATAAACCCACCTCACCCCGTTCGCTACCTCAGACCCAAGGAGAGAGATCGAGAGGCCCAGCGAGAGAAGCTAGGCCTGATCAGCAAGGCGAGGCAACGAGAGATCGACATCCAGAAAAAGCTCGGACCTTTCACCACGGCCAGGGCCACCGACGAGCCGATCAGGATCGGGGTCGCGGGATTGGATTACGTCGCGTTGGGGATTTTTACTGAAGACGAGTTGCCCAAGTACAAGGTGACGGTGGAGGACGGGAAGAGACTGGCGAAGGAGTACAGCAGAGTGCTTATGAAGGAGCATAGGGAGAAGCGTGCGGCGGAGATTGGTCTGATGAAGATGAGGAAAGCTGCGTTCGAGGCGTTGCCGGAGGAGCTGAAGAAGGCGGCTTTGGAGCGTGATACGACGACGCCGTTTCCGGTGATTCGGGGAGCGGCTACGGTGTTGCCTCCTGTTGAAGGGTATCTGGAGAGGATCATGAATGCAGCTAATAAGAAGAGCTCGAGTAAAGAGAAGCTGAGATGA